One genomic region from Harpia harpyja isolate bHarHar1 chromosome 1, bHarHar1 primary haplotype, whole genome shotgun sequence encodes:
- the LOC128143521 gene encoding osteoclast-associated immunoglobulin-like receptor: protein MMLLVTHVLAFGAWLVAHSKATPSAPTISIFLKPPGVIPPGGSTTICCSCQGDNGNFVLYKKGHQLRSLELRGSRAEFSISNATHEDTGPYSCHYMDGDTVLARSETVDVMVEEFRLPKPVLSVLPGHEVVAGSYVTFRCTIAHSSAGCFLYLEGQVKTLSLLSKEQDDFNLSHVHKGNGGRYSCQCFTRGASFEWSAVSKTLDLVVRDYTWSNVVRLALGAGVLVLLGLIMAEAVHSHQCRLRPC from the exons GTGCTTGGCTGGTGGCACACAGCAAGGCTACACCAA GTGCCCCCACAATCTCCATCTTCCTGAAGCCACCTGGGGTGATCCCACCCGGAGGCTCCACCACCATCTGCTGCAGTTGCCAGGGTGACAATGGGAACTTCGTGCTGTACAAGAAGGGCCACCAGCTCCGTAGCCTGGAGCTCCGTGGCAGCAGGGCTGAGTTCTCCATCTCTAATGCCACGCATGAGGACACAGGTCCCTACAGCTGCCATTACATGGATGGAGACACTGTGCTGGCTCGCAGTGAAACTGTGGATGTCATGGTGGAAG agTTCCGTCTCCCCAAACCTGTCCTCTCTGTCCTGCCTGGGCATGAGGTGGTTGCAGGATCTTACGTGACTTTCCGTTGCACCATCGCACACTCCAGTGCTGGCTGTTTTCTGTACCTGGAGGGCCAGGTTAAAACCCTCAGCTTACTCTCAAAGGAACAAGATGATTTCAACCTCTCCCATGTGCATAAAGGCAACGGGGGCCGCTACagctgccagtgtttcaccagggGTGCTTCATTCGAATGGTCTGCTGTCAGCAAGACCCTGGATTTGGTAGTGAGAG ATTACACCTGGAGCAATGTGGTGCGCCTGGCCCTGGGGGCTGGGGTCCTGGTCCTGCTGGGGCTGATCATGGCTGAGGCTGTGCACAGCCACCAGTGCAGGCTGAGGCCCTGCTAG